The window AGCCTTCCTTGCCCGACTCGATAAATCCCTGCTGGAGACCGTCCAAGCCGAACATCGCTCCAGCAAGCCCCGCATCGGTGTCGCATTCGCGGCCGCCCACCCCAAGGTACCGACCGAGGTCACGGACCTGTACCAACAGATCCACACCCACCTCGCCAGCCCCTCAAACCGACCAGTCGGCTGAACACGCCAGCGCCTGCAAACTGCGGGACCCCGCCTGCCCAGCCACGGGGGCTCGCCAGGCCGGCCCAGCCGCCCAGCCGCCCAGCCGCCCAGCCTCTAACGCCAGACGGTCGCCCCGATCACGGGGAGCCCGCCCCCATTTGTGCCACCTGGTGAACCCGGTGGGTCAGGAGGGAATTCCGATCCCGCATGCGCCAGCCAGGGAGCCCAGGCGGTCTTCGCGAACCCCAGTGGACAGCCGCGCGCCACCCCCAGCACCTTCCAGGCATGGTCCCCCTCGCCGAGGCCTGGGACTCCGGAGCCTCGACCTGGAGTCCGCAGGAGCGCGAGGCCTACGCCAACGACCTCGGCGATCCCCGCTCCCTCATCGCGGTCAGCGCCAAGTCCAACCGCTCGAAGGCCGACAAGGACGTCGCCGAGTGGATGCCTCCTGCCGGCCACTACGCCTGCACCTACCTCACTGACTGGACAACCGTAAAGACCTGCTGGGCCCTCACCACCGACCCGCGTGAGAAGACTGCCCTGGGCCGCCTCGCCGCTGCCTGCCCCGACGAGCCCATCACCGTCGAACTCGCCCGCTGACCACACTGCCGCCTGCGCTCCCTGCCCGGGCACATCCACTCCGGTCCCGGCCCGAGGCTGCCGGGCACACGCGGCGGCCCCGCGGCCCGCTCGGGGGTCGGATCGCAGTGTGGGCCGTGCCCACGGTGGGATGGACGGTGATGCGGCCGGCCCGGGGCCGATGGGCGGCCAGCGCGGCGGCGGTGAACCGGGCGTCGTCGCCGCGGTCGAGGACCACTGTCACCGGCGGCAGGGCGCGCCGCTCCCCCTCCGGCAGAACCGTGACAGGGTTCAGCAGCAGGTCAGCTGGCCGCGGCGACGGCCGGGCGCAGCCGGTCGGCGAGTCGGTGACGGGTCCGGCGCCGCGGGGCAGGCTCGCGGCGCCGGGACCAGGTGGGTCAGATCGGCTGGGCGGGGTGGTCGAGCCAGGCGTGCCAGCCGTGCGGGTTGACGGTGAGTCCGAGCCGGTCGACGCCGGGCTCGCCCGCGTGCTGCCACCAGGTGAGGGTCTGCTCGAAGTCGTCCCAGAGGCGGCGGCCGCCGTACTGGCGGACCTGGTGCTCGTCCTCGCCGTCGCGGAAGGTCGTCGCCGACCAGGCCGGGACGGTGAGGGAGTACAGCCACAGGGTGCGGGCGCCGTCCTCGTGCGGCTGGATCGCGTGGACGACGTCGCCAAGGCGCAGGCCGGCGACGAGCGGGAACGGGTCGAACTTGCCGTGCGCGGGCAGCGTCGCGGTGGTCGTGGTCTCGGCGAGGGTGCCGCCGTCGGCGGGGTTCTGCGGCCATTGGAGGCGCTGGGAGCGCATCTTCATGAACTCGACCGGCTGGAGGAACGGGCCGGACGCGGTGCCGTCGCTGGCCACGGTGAGGCGGACCAGGGCGTCGGCGTTGGAGCAGTGGGTGCCGAACGGCGCCAGGATCAGCCCGCCGGGCCGGGTCTGTTCGATCCACGCCTGCGTGATCTGGCGCAACCCGTAGGTCGCGATGATCCGGTCGTACGGGGCGCCGGGCGGGTAGCCGAGCGCGCCGTCCGCGCAGACGACGGTTGGGCGGTAGCCTGCGGCGTGCAATGCGGCGCGGGCCTGCGCCGAAACCTGCGGGTCGACCTCGACTGTGGTCACGTTCGCGTCGCCGAGCCGGTGGCTCAGCAGGGCGGCGTTCCAGCCGGTGCCAGTGCCCTGCTCCAGCACCCGCATCCCCGGCTTCGCCTGGAGGTCGTCCAGCATCGAGGCGACCAGCGACGGCTGTGACGCCGAGCTGGTCGGCACCGTGCCGGGCTTCACGCCCTGGTGCTCACCGTCGTCCCACTGCGTGACGATCGGGACGTCCGCAGCGGCCGCCGCCAGCCAGCCCCGCTCATCGGTGGTGCGGTCGACGGGTCGGCTCTTCCCGGTGGCCATGTCGTGCGCCCAGACCATGGCCGGCAGGAACAGCGAGCGCGGGACCGCGTCGAAGGCCGGCGCCCAGGCGTCCGCGACGGGGAAGGACCGCCCCGGCGCGGGGCGGTCCTCCTGCTCAGGTGCGAGCGTCACCTGCGGTGTCCCCCGTCCCCGGGCGGAGTGGTGCCGTCCGGGGACGGCGGGTCCGGCGGCGGCGTCCACGGAGTGCCCGGGTGGCCGTCGCCCCCGCCTCTCCCACCGCCGCCCGAGTCTCCGCCGCCGTGTCCGCCGTCGATCTCCATACCGCGCTCCTTGTCGTCGCTGTGATGGTGCCCTCCCGAGGTCCGGGAGGAGTAGAAGGCCGCCCCGGCGCACCGGGGCAGGTGGTGAGGGCTACGTCGGGCGGGTGCGCAGGTCCGCGTGGACGGTTTTACCGAGTGGCTCCAGGGTCACGCCCCAGTGCCCGCCGGTGAGGTGGTGGACCAGGGCCATGCCGCGGCCCGACACGGCGGCCAGGCCCGCGTCGATCAGGCAGGGCAAGGCACGGGAGCCGTCGCGGACGCTGATCCGCACGCACCGGCCGGTGATCCGCTCGACGGCGACCGTCATCTTCCGCTGGCACCCGGTCTTCGACGCGTTGCCCGCCAGCTCGCTGACGATCAGTTCGCCGGCCTCGACCAGGTCGTCCAGCCCCCACCCGCGCAGTGTCGTGCGCACCAGGCGCCGGGCCGCCGAGGCGGACTGCGGCTGATACGGCAGCAGCACCCTGGCGGAGCTGGCGGCCGGGGGCAGCGTCGGAGTCTCAACGGTCGTGGTCACCGTGAACCCCGCACCCGCCTGCGCTGCCCGAGCATGGCCGCAGCCTTGGCCGGTGGGCAGGTATGCGGTGCGCGGCCACGGCGGTTCTCCGCTCTCTCGTCGGTGGTGACGGCTGCGCCCAGCCGACGGGGGCAGTCGGGCGCAGCGGCCCCAACTCGCCGCCGGGGCCGGGTGTCCGGTCCGTCACGGCGGGCGACGGTTCGACGGTAGGGAGTGACCGCTGGCGCGTTCAACGCGATTGCGGGTGATTGCGGTGATTCACCCGAGGGTGTCGATCGCGGTGGTGATGAAGGCTCGGGCCGCTGCGCCGTGGACGGCCATCTTTGTCAGCTCGGCGAAGGCGCGGTGGTAGTCGGCGAGTTCTCGGGGCTGGGTCACGGTGACCTCGGCGATCAGCGTCTCCACACAGCCCTCCTCGTTGTCAAAGAGGTAGAACGCCTCCAGCGGCCACACGGTGCGCTGCGCGGTGAAGGGGATGATCCCGAGCGAGACCGTGGGCAGCGGCATCACCGCCAAGAGGTGGCCGAGCTGGCCGCCCATCGTCTCCGCGTCGCCGATCCGGTAGCGCAGCACCGTCTCCTCGATCAGGATGACGAACCGGTGTCTGCCGTCGTGGAGCAGCCGGCCGCGCTCGAGGCGGGCGGCTACCGCGTCGGCGACATCGTCCGGGGTGCCCTGGAACTCGGTGATCGAGCGCATCAAGGCGGTGGCGTAGGCGGCGGTCTGGAGGATGCCCGGGACGACGTTGGAGACGTAGGCCCGGCACACCGCGGTCCGCTGGTGCAGGGTCAGCGACTCCTGCTGCACCTGCCGCATGCCGGCGCGGCGCACCCGGCGCCACTCCAGGTACATCAGCTCCACCGCGCGCAGCGAGGCGATCAGGTCGGCGGCCTGGTCGTCCGCGCCGCACGCGGTGCACCAGGCGCGCAGGTCGCTCTCGGAGGGCGCCGACTTCCCGCTGAGGATCCGGGAGGTCTTGGAGGGGTGCCAGCCGCACCGGGCGGACAGCTCCTTGCCGTCGATCCCGGCGTCCAGCATCAGCTCACGCAGCCGGGTGGCGAGCGCCGCCCGGGCGGCCTAGGCGCTGGAGGAGGGTGAGGTGGGCATGGGCTGTCGGCTCGGTGCGGGCGGGCTCAGACGGTGTACTGCTCGTGCGGGACGGCCCGCTCCCAGACCGACTCGAACGCGGTGGCGCACAGCTTCGCCACCGCGGGGTCCTCGGTGTAGGAGGTGCGCGGGTCGCCGTCACCGGTGAAGTGGTTACAGTAAACCGCGCGCCCCTGTCGTCGAACAGCCAGAAGTCGCTGCCGGGCAGCGCCAGGTCGCAGGCGTTGCGACGCGCCAGCCATCGGACCTGCTCACCGGCTGTGACGTAGACCGGGGTCATCGCGTGCAGGTAGCGCGTGTAGAGGGTGACCGGCTCGGACACGATCCGGGCCCGGCGGATGACCACGCCCCGCGCGGTCGCCTCGCGCACCATGGCCGTCCAGTCCCGCCAGTACTCCGACTCCGGGTCGAGATCGGACTCGCCGGTCAGCCGGAACCGCTCAACGGCCTCGGCCTCGTCGGGGACGTCGTAGCTGTCGCGCAGCTCCAGGTGGACCGCCGAGTACCGGGCGGCGGCCAGCAGGTCAGAGAAGCCCATCGCGCTCTGCGTCATCGCATGCCTTTCGCAAGATCGGGATCATCCGGGTGGGAATCCACACCAGGGCCTCGTGGCCCGGGATGCCGGCCTCGTGGTCCGGTGCCCAACTGCGCCCGCCGACCTCGGCCTCCAGGTCCTCCTCGGCCTTCACGCCCTGGAGGACGATCCTGCGATTGGCGCGGTCGAGCCACACCCTCGGTGACCCCTCTTTACCCGTATCCGGGTCGATGCCGATGAAATCTAGCCCCATGACGCCCTCCAGAACCAAGCCAGTTGCGGTCACTTGCACGCCACGTTCCGCAGGTCTGACGGCCCGTCAAGGGCGTGCGGGCGCAGCCAGGCGGCACGGGGGCATGAGAGGCCCGAGGTAGGAATTTCTTACTTCGGGCCGAGAGAAGCGGTCAGGCCGACCGCAGGGGGGTAGCGCGTCGCGGACACACCCACTGGCTCAGGTTCTGCGGGTACCACGAGGCGCCCGGTCGGGATGCGCTGTACGAAACACCATGATGGCCATACCCCCACCTTCCCGGCCGGCTTTCGGGGCCGCTACTCGGGGGTGGAGTAAGAGGACATCTGATCCACGTTGTGGTCGGTTTGTCCCAGGTGAGCGACCGGACCGCCAGTCAGTCGTTGCAGGGCCCGTGACTCCTCGACGCCCGTATCGCAGTGACGTGTCCGATGCTCGATGGCGCCTGATCGAGCCGGTCTTCATAGCCTGGCGGGCTCGCCGCAACGGTCCTGGTGTGGCAGCCCGGGTTCATGACCTGCGGGAGATCGTGAACGCGATCCTCTACGTCAACCGGACCGGCCTCCCGTGGGAGTACCTGCCGCACGACTGTGTTCGGGCGGCGGGTTCGGGGCGGCCGGTGTGCGGCCGGCCGCACCGGCGGGCGATGCCCTTGCCGGCTCGGTGCCGTGGGAGTGTACGTACCGAGTCGTGTGAAGAAGGGCATCGCCGCACGCCCTGGTCGGCGCGTTCACCCGTTCAACGAACGGAAGCGGTCTCGGTCACCAGCCAGACAGCGAGAACCCGAACGGCTCGGTGCCGACGGGGCAGCCGGGCCAGGCGTCGGTGAGCGAGCCGGGACGGGCGTTGTCGAGTCAGTCCACTCCCCCAGGGCCGGTCGTTGTGGCGTCCGACCGGGCGGGTGACGGCCTCGCAGCCGGCGTGGGCCCACGCGCTCTCCCGCGGTTCGACGTCCGGGCGCCCGGGTGCCGGCGCGTCGAGGCGCCGCACCAGGTAGGCCCTCCTCCCCCACCGCCACGACAAGCAGGCGTCGACCCGGCCGGGCGATCTCCTCGACGACGGCCCCGGCCCGGTAACGGGGGCTGGTAGTGGTCACCCCTTCATGCTCCCGCGCACACCGCCGCGACTCTGTCGGCGCTGGCGCGGTACCGCCCTGGCGCCAGGCGGAGCACTCCCGGGTGTGCGCCGGCGGGGCGGCTGGCTGGACCCGCGCCCATCGGTGCCAGGGCGAACATCCGCTGCCACTCGGTGGCGCGCGGGTTGAAGGCGCGCAGCTTCACCGTCTGCAGGATCCGGGCGGCGTGCTTGCGGGCCTTGATCCGCAGCCAGTCCACCGGCGACTCCCCCGCCGACAGCTCGGCGTCCCTGGCCTGCCCCGACACCCGTGTCCTCGCCGGCCGCCGGCGCGGTGAGGTCGTCGTCCTTCTCCCCCACCCGGCGGGTGCGCAGCACGGTGATCCTGCCGACCACCCGGACGGCGTGGGCGGCCAGAGCCCGCAGGACGCGCCAGATGGCGCGGAACGAGCTGGCCTCGATCTCGTCGTCAGCCTCCGCCTTCACGGCCTCGCCCGCGACTACGAAACCAGCCCGGCCCGCTCGGAGACCATGATCCGCTGGGCGATGATCGGCGTCATGATCCGCAGGATCACCCGAGGCCGGCCCGCTCAGCGACCGGGCCCACGACCCCTTCGCCTCTTGTCATGACGTTGGCCCTACCGCTTCTGGGCTCTGTATCGCTTGAGGAGAGCGGTAAGCCTCGCCGGGTCGGCCTCGCCGTTCAGTTCAGCAGTGAGGTCGTCGGGGCAGAGCTCGTACAGGTCACCCCACCACCGGCGCCCTCGGTTGTCCCAGATGCGGTACCCGCCAGGCACGCCTCTGGCCACATAGCGACGCCTACTCACGAAGCCCCCGCTGAGAGCAAGGCCCACGCCCGTAGCCCACTTCCCCTCCCTCTCGCTCTACTGGCAGCAGGCTACGGCAGATCTCAAACGCGGCCTGAAGTCTGATAGCAACGGCGGCGGAACCAGGAGTTACGCCGCCGTTGCTATCAACCACTGCCGCCAGGTACGGCCGAATCCTCACCGGTCACGGCTGGTGGGCTTCAGATCTGAAGGGAAAAGTGCGTGCTCGAATTTCACGGACGCCAGGTCACCGCACGTGGGCCGAGAAGTAACACCCTCGGACCGAAGCCGAATTAGCGATCGATCAGTGGTCTCGCGATTTCATTACCTGATTCCGTGTTTGCGATCCAGGCGCGACTGCCCAGCTTAGGCTCCCACGAGAGGCTCTCAAGGTCGTCAACTACCACCTGGGCCACTTCGTCGACCCCACCCTTCCATGGCAAGAATCCATCTTCGGCAAGTTCGCCAATCTGGATAAGATCACTTTCAAGCAAGAACTTCAGCAGTTCGACGAAGAATTCTTTCCATGCACGTCCTTCTGCCCCTTCCCGTGCTGCCCAGATAAGCTGATCGATTGGGACCCAGTCGTCCAGACCCTCGATCAATACGTCAGCGAAAATATGCTTGTCGATCATGGCAAGTGAACCTTCAATGCTTTCCCCCCAGCACCTGGCTGGATGTCGATCGTCGCCCCACCGGAGGCAGATGCCGTTCTCCACTGAATCACAGTACCATCTTCAAGTCGATAAACTTCAGGGATCTTTGGGCCTCGCGCCGGGAGCTGCTCGGCGCCAGCAGTCCATCGATCGAAGGCGGCACGCATTGTCTGCTCATCGGGCATTTCCCGAACATGCCCCTGCTTCCCCTTTGGAAGATTGTCAAACTCGGACTTCCATACGCCACACAGTCCACTGCTATTGTGAACGAGGACCGGCGCATTCCCGGCCAGCACATAATACGTGTGAAGATCCTGGACGGTCAGATTGTAGGCTGAGTCGAGCCCTGTACGGCTCTTGACCCCGGTCACATCTACGCTACGTCCGCTCGGGGTGCGCAGGGTGTTGCCGATACCGAGATCGCCAGCGTCAACCCACTTCGAGTCGTTCTCGACCCAGAAGGGGTGATGGTCGGTGGCCGTCAATGCTCCAGTGGCACCGTCCGCCGATGTGACACTGAGGTCGGTGAATTCTCGGTCATCCGGCGTGTAGATAGTGGCGTCGACGCGACGGGCGCCGGTTTCACCGGTATCGGGGTCCGTAGCCAGCACGTGGTCTCCGGCACGGACTTTCTCGATGGGGACGGCCGAGCCGTCCGCCATGAGGACGGGGGTGCCGGCGGGGAAGCTGTTTGCCCGCCGCAGACAGTCCGCCGCCGCTCGACTGAGGCGTGATGCCGCTGCAGTTTCCTCGAGGGTTTTGGCCTTCTTCAGGACTTGAGCAAGCTTTGCTGCTTTTCCGGCGGGGAAGAGGCCGGCCGCGAGTTCGACACAGGAGACGGCGTTCTTCTGCTTGATGCACTCTTCGGCAGAGTCGAAGCCCAGCAAGGATTTGGTGACGGTGGTGACAAGCTGCAGCTCGTCCCGGTAGAGATAGAGCGTTCCGAGGACCGGGCCGAGCCAGCGCGATGCCTCGTCCTTCTCCTGACCATTCCTGTCCGCGCAGTACAGGGTGACATCGATCGGCTTGGGAACGATGGAGTGGCAGTCATAGCGACTGTACCGCTCTGCCATAAAGGCGTCGTAACGTGCCTTGTCGGCGAGCCTCTCTATTTCCTCGTTGAGAGTCTTCTGGAGTTCGTCGGCGATCTTCTTTGCTTCGCCCTGAAGCCAGATTTCCTCGGCGGCGACTTCCGCCTGACGTTCCTGGCTCTGCTTCTCGGCCGTGATGGCCCAGGCCTCGTCGGCGGCGTCCTGGGCCTGGGTGGCATCCTTGCCCGCCGCGCGTGCGGAGGCGTAGGCGCTGTCCGCGGCGGTGCGGGCGGTCACGGCCGACCAGCGC of the Kitasatospora sp. NBC_01246 genome contains:
- a CDS encoding HNH endonuclease family protein, giving the protein MVPLAEAWDSGASTWSPQEREAYANDLGDPRSLIAVSAKSNRSKADKDVAEWMPPAGHYACTYLTDWTTVKTCWALTTDPREKTALGRLAAACPDEPITVELAR
- a CDS encoding methyltransferase domain-containing protein; the protein is MTLAPEQEDRPAPGRSFPVADAWAPAFDAVPRSLFLPAMVWAHDMATGKSRPVDRTTDERGWLAAAAADVPIVTQWDDGEHQGVKPGTVPTSSASQPSLVASMLDDLQAKPGMRVLEQGTGTGWNAALLSHRLGDANVTTVEVDPQVSAQARAALHAAGYRPTVVCADGALGYPPGAPYDRIIATYGLRQITQAWIEQTRPGGLILAPFGTHCSNADALVRLTVASDGTASGPFLQPVEFMKMRSQRLQWPQNPADGGTLAETTTTATLPAHGKFDPFPLVAGLRLGDVVHAIQPHEDGARTLWLYSLTVPAWSATTFRDGEDEHQVRQYGGRRLWDDFEQTLTWWQHAGEPGVDRLGLTVNPHGWHAWLDHPAQPI
- a CDS encoding ATP-binding protein; amino-acid sequence: MTTTVETPTLPPAASSARVLLPYQPQSASAARRLVRTTLRGWGLDDLVEAGELIVSELAGNASKTGCQRKMTVAVERITGRCVRISVRDGSRALPCLIDAGLAAVSGRGMALVHHLTGGHWGVTLEPLGKTVHADLRTRPT
- a CDS encoding helix-turn-helix domain-containing protein, which translates into the protein MLDAGIDGKELSARCGWHPSKTSRILSGKSAPSESDLRAWCTACGADDQAADLIASLRAVELMYLEWRRVRRAGMRQVQQESLTLHQRTAVCRAYVSNVVPGILQTAAYATALMRSITEFQGTPDDVADAVAARLERGRLLHDGRHRFVILIEETVLRYRIGDAETMGGQLGHLLAVMPLPTVSLGIIPFTAQRTVWPLEAFYLFDNEEGCVETLIAEVTVTQPRELADYHRAFAELTKMAVHGAAARAFITTAIDTLG